From Humisphaera borealis, the proteins below share one genomic window:
- a CDS encoding STAS domain-containing protein, whose product MNTPLKIEVVEDNGLVVVKLGGEVGLAVSNLDYEFTKITVTRPSVIILDMREVTFVSSLGMALFVNLRNTIRRRDGRMFEFGAPAKVMDAFHRAKLDGLFEVRGSLAEALESAGRPMPAALVGDSEKA is encoded by the coding sequence ATGAATACGCCGTTGAAGATTGAAGTCGTGGAAGACAATGGCCTGGTGGTGGTCAAGCTCGGTGGCGAAGTGGGTCTGGCCGTCTCCAACCTGGACTACGAGTTCACGAAGATCACCGTCACCCGGCCCAGCGTGATTATCCTGGACATGCGCGAGGTGACATTTGTTTCCAGTCTCGGGATGGCGTTGTTTGTGAATCTGCGCAATACGATCAGGCGGAGGGACGGTCGGATGTTCGAGTTCGGTGCCCCAGCGAAGGTGATGGACGCCTTCCACCGCGCCAAGCTCGACGGGCTCTTCGAAGTACGGGGCAGCCTCGCAGAGGCTCTCGAGAGCGCCGGTCGTCCGATGCCGGCGGCACTGGTTGGGGATTCCGAAAAGGCCTGA
- a CDS encoding precorrin-2 dehydrogenase/sirohydrochlorin ferrochelatase family protein: MTREWAADWLVLGTQPIGNMSFSYPVMLDLTQRHVAVFGGGAVAVRKVRALRHAGVASIVVVSPDFHPDLPAEVRRLTDIYRPSHLEGIDLALAVTNSTAVNDQIVRDCLDRRIWVNRADTSADLPGDFVTPAQLQKGPVIVTVSAGSASLTASIRDGLADRWDDRWTVLAETMQKLRPLVVASAHLPPERRSEILRRLAGDEALERLTRDGVEGFKTWARELIGAVS; encoded by the coding sequence TTGACCCGGGAATGGGCCGCCGACTGGCTCGTCCTCGGCACCCAGCCCATCGGAAACATGAGCTTCAGTTACCCCGTCATGCTCGACCTGACGCAACGCCATGTCGCCGTTTTCGGCGGTGGGGCGGTTGCTGTGCGAAAAGTGCGGGCGCTGCGTCACGCCGGGGTCGCATCGATCGTCGTCGTATCCCCGGATTTCCACCCCGACCTGCCCGCCGAAGTCCGCCGGCTTACAGACATCTATCGCCCCAGCCATCTGGAAGGCATCGATCTGGCGCTGGCGGTGACAAACTCCACTGCCGTCAACGACCAGATCGTCCGTGACTGCCTCGATCGGCGCATCTGGGTGAACCGGGCCGATACCTCGGCCGATCTTCCCGGCGACTTTGTGACGCCCGCCCAACTTCAGAAAGGGCCGGTCATCGTCACCGTATCGGCCGGCAGCGCGTCGCTGACGGCGTCGATCCGTGACGGGCTGGCTGACCGATGGGACGATCGGTGGACGGTACTGGCCGAGACGATGCAGAAACTACGGCCGCTGGTCGTCGCGTCGGCACACCTGCCGCCGGAGCGAAGATCCGAAATCCTGCGACGGCTGGCGGGCGACGAAGCGCTGGAGCGGCTGACCCGCGACGGGGTCGAGGGGTTCAAGACTTGGGCCCGCGAACTGATCGGTGCCGTGAGCTGA